Proteins from a genomic interval of Diospyros lotus cultivar Yz01 chromosome 6, ASM1463336v1, whole genome shotgun sequence:
- the LOC127804949 gene encoding uncharacterized protein LOC127804949, with the protein MALGMDYNNKLVLAPMVRVGTLPFRLLTAEYGADITYGEEIIDHKIIKCERRTNEVIGTTDIVEKGTDNVVFRTCHEERNQVVFQMGTSDAVRALTAAQIVCKDVAAVDINMGCPKSFSVSGGMGAALLTKPELIHDILTTLKRNLDTPVTCKIRLLKSSLDTVELARRIEKTGVSALAVHGRKVSDRPRDPAKWGEIADIVAALSIPVIANGDVFEYEDIQRIKVATGASSVMVARGALWNASIFSPKGKLPWEDVKREYVRKSILWDNDVKSTKHTLKEMIMHFSSLELPEGKAVIKSETLADLAQLYGEEKYYEFVNSSRLTIGRR; encoded by the exons ATGGCGTTGGGCATGGATTACAATAACAAGCTCGTTCTCGCTCCCATGGTTCGAGTT GGCACATTGCCGTTCAGGCTACTGACCGCTGAATACGGTGCTGATATAACATACGGGGAGGAGATTATTGatcataaaattatcaaatgtgAGCGTCGAACTAATG AGGTAATTGGAACCACTGATATTGTGGAGAAGGGGACAGATAATGTTGTTTTCAGAACCTGCCATGAAGAAAGAAATCAGGTGGTATTTCAAATGGGCACTTCTGATGCTGTGAGGGCTCTTACTGCTGCTCAGATAGT GTGCAAAGATGTAGCAGCAGTAGATATCaatatgggttgcccaaaatcaTTCTCTGTTAGTGGAGGAATGGGTGCTGCATTATTGACTAAGCCAGAGCTCATTCATGAT ATTTTGACGACATTGAAGAGAAATTTAGACACACCCGTAACATGTAAAATTCGACTTCTAAAATCATCCCTTGATACAGTAGAATTGGCACGGAGAATTGAGAAAACTGGTGTTTCTGCTCTTGCTGTTCATGGTAG AAAAGTTTCAGATAGGCCAAGAGATCCTGCTAAATGGGGTGAGATTGCTGATATTGTAGCTGCACTTTCTATTCCAGTCATTGCAAATGGTGATGTTTTTGAATATGAAGATATTCAACGCATAAAAGTCGCAACTG GTGCCTCATCTGTGATGGTTGCTAGAGGAGCTCTTTGGAATGCATCAATTTTCTCTCCAAAGGGCAAATTGCCATGGGAAGATGTGAAAAGAGAATACGTTAGAAAG AGCATCTTGTGGGATAATGATGTTAAAAGCACAAAGCACACCTTGAAGGAAATGATAATGCATTTTTCTTCCCTTGAACTCCCTGAGGGAAAGGCTGTGATTAAATCAGAAACATTGGCAGATCTAGC GCAACTTTATGGAGAAGAAAAGTACTATGAGTTCGTCAACAGCAGCCGGTTAACCATTGGAAGAAGATGA